The following proteins come from a genomic window of Gimesia chilikensis:
- a CDS encoding TolC family protein, whose translation MAVRKSAYFLSILLLLSGCKTAQQVHDPGYAQVSESVQQAAYTPAQATVNPVAADLQGAHSVEEYIQYALSQNPDIQAARKLVEANAHQVPVASSLQDPTLGMTFYPEQVQTASGPQEYALNVSQKFPARGKLNAQGELAESQTNQSRAHLAAVELDTIAKVKRAYYELYFIQQTIAVTEADKQLLVEIRDVANVRYKTGKVSQQDLLRAELEISNVENELIRLQQRLESGQAKLARLLHVSPQTKLLALDHIAPGSLPDDLNWLQQQAVASRPELHAQLAALEKDRQALNLARLAYKPDLTLGATWIDVGSTGVSPVANGNDSFLITAGINLPIYRKKLDSAVRSAEAKAVSTARSYDSLKDATQEEVADLFAQAKSQQDLMTLFREDILPKARQTLEVSSQAYNTGEVDFLQLVDNWRELLRFEVSYLRIEASLGQSLAELERVVGGVNPQALQPIPAAPEALENLPLPEEP comes from the coding sequence ATGGCCGTACGAAAGTCAGCTTATTTCTTAAGTATATTACTGTTATTGTCCGGCTGTAAAACTGCACAGCAGGTCCATGACCCCGGTTACGCACAAGTTTCCGAGTCCGTTCAACAGGCCGCATATACTCCTGCCCAGGCGACCGTCAATCCAGTTGCTGCCGACTTGCAGGGCGCGCATTCCGTAGAAGAGTACATTCAATATGCGTTGTCACAAAACCCCGATATCCAGGCAGCCCGGAAACTTGTAGAAGCCAACGCTCACCAGGTCCCTGTCGCTTCGAGCCTGCAGGACCCGACTCTGGGAATGACGTTTTATCCTGAACAGGTACAGACGGCTTCAGGCCCTCAGGAATATGCGTTAAATGTTTCTCAGAAATTCCCTGCACGAGGGAAACTGAATGCCCAGGGTGAACTCGCCGAATCACAAACCAATCAATCAAGAGCGCACCTGGCAGCCGTTGAACTGGACACGATTGCCAAAGTGAAACGGGCCTATTACGAGCTCTATTTTATTCAACAGACCATTGCTGTGACCGAGGCCGATAAACAGTTACTGGTTGAGATCCGTGACGTTGCAAACGTCCGCTACAAGACAGGAAAAGTCAGTCAGCAGGACCTGTTGCGGGCAGAGCTGGAAATCTCCAATGTCGAGAATGAATTAATTCGACTGCAACAAAGGCTCGAAAGCGGTCAGGCCAAGCTGGCTCGTCTGCTGCATGTTTCACCACAGACAAAATTACTGGCACTCGATCATATCGCCCCCGGATCTCTGCCTGACGACCTGAACTGGTTGCAGCAACAGGCGGTTGCTTCTCGTCCCGAATTGCATGCACAACTGGCAGCACTCGAAAAGGACAGGCAGGCACTCAATCTGGCACGCCTCGCCTACAAGCCGGATCTCACCCTGGGAGCCACCTGGATCGATGTAGGGTCGACTGGCGTCAGTCCTGTTGCCAACGGAAATGATTCATTTCTGATCACGGCAGGCATTAACCTGCCCATCTACAGAAAGAAACTGGATTCGGCAGTGCGCTCCGCTGAGGCAAAAGCAGTCTCGACGGCCCGATCCTATGATTCATTAAAAGATGCCACTCAAGAAGAAGTCGCAGACCTCTTCGCGCAAGCCAAAAGTCAGCAGGATCTGATGACCCTGTTCCGTGAAGACATTCTTCCCAAAGCACGCCAGACGTTAGAGGTCTCCAGCCAGGCCTACAATACCGGAGAAGTCGATTTTTTACAGCTGGTTGACAACTGGAGAGAACTGCTCCGATTCGAGGTGAGTTATCTGAGAATCGAAGCATCACTGGGACAATCACTGGCAGAGCTGGAACGCGTCGTTGGCGGGGTCAACCCGCAGGCATTGCAACCCATTCCCGCGGCGCCGGAAGCACTAGAAAATTTACCGCTGCCAGAAGAACCATAA